Proteins found in one Muntiacus reevesi chromosome 2, mMunRee1.1, whole genome shotgun sequence genomic segment:
- the TGM3 gene encoding protein-glutamine gamma-glutamyltransferase E, giving the protein MTLGLQSVNWQTASNRQAHHTDRFYSQDLIVRRGQPFQVSLTLYRGLSSGGRVTFTASTGPYPSESAKTKAVFPLSNGTSSSGWGAQLVSSRDNILNISILSPANAPIGRYTLDMQISSQGSDSAMKLGTFILLFNPWLQADGVFMSNHAEREEYVQEDAGIIFVGSANRIGMIGWNYGQFEEGILNICLSVLDNSLNFRRDPATDVARRNDPRYIGRVLSAMVNSNDDNGVLAGNWSGSYTGGRDPRNWNGSVEILKEWQRSGFRPVRYGQCWVFAGTLNTVLRCLGIPSRVITNFNSAHDTDRNLSVDVYYDPLGRPIDKSSDSVWNFHVWNEAWFVRPDLGPSYNGWQVLDATPQERSQGVFQCGPASVIAIREGNVDWDFDMPFIFAEVNADRITWIYESNGALKKNSSDTHSVGKYISTKAVGSNSRMDVTEKYKYPEGSSQERQVFEKALGKLKPRASFSATSASSLAREEREPSISGKFKIAGVLAVGKEVNLILMLKNLTSDTKTVTVNMTAWTIVYNGTLVHEVWKDSVTKSLNPEEEIEHPVKITYAQYEKYLKADNMIRTTAVCQVTDEPEVVVERDVILDNPTLTLEVLDEARVQKPVNVQMLFSNPLDEPVKDCVLMVEGSGLLLGSLKIDVPALRPKERSRVRFEILPTRSGTKQLLANFSCNKFPAIKAMLSVDVAE; this is encoded by the exons ATGACTTTAGGACTCCAGAGTGTCAACTGGCAGACAGCCTCCAACCGGCAGGCACATCACACAGACAGGTTCTACAGCCAGGATCTCATCGTACGGAGAGGCCAACCCTTCCAAGTGTCATTGACCTTATACCGAGGTCTCAGCTCTGGAGGAAGAGTGACATTCACAGCTTCCACAG GGCCTTACCCCTCAGAGTCGGCCAAGACAAAGGCTGTGTTTCCACTCTCCAATGGGACAAGCAGCAGCGGCTGGGGTGCACAACTTGTGTCCAGCAGGGACAATATTCTGAACATCTCCATCCTTAGTCCTGCAAATGCGCCCATTGGAAGGTACACGCTAGACATGCAGATCTCCTCCCAGGGCAGTGATTCCGCGATGAAACTTGGGACATTCATACTGCTCTTTAACCCCTGGTTGCAAG CTGATGGTGTCTTTATGAGTAACCATGCTGAGAGAGAGGAATATGTTCAGGAAGATGCTGGCATCATCTTTGTGGGAAGCGCAAATCGAATTGGCATGATTGGCTGGAACTATGGACAG TTTGAAGAAGGCATTCTGAACATTTGCCTGTCAGTCCTGGATAACAGTCTGAATTTTCGCCGTGACCCTGCTACGGATGTGGCCCGCAGAAACGACCCCAGATATATTGGCCGGGTGCTGAGTGCAATG GTCAATAGCAATGATGACAATGGCGTCCTTGCTGGGAACTGGAGTGGTAGCTACACTGGTGGCCGGGATCCTAGGAACTGGAATGGCAGCGTGGAGATCCTCAAGGAGTGGCAAAGATCTGGCTTCAGGCCTGTTCGATACGGccagtgctgggtctttgctggaACCCTCAACACAG TGTTGCGATGTTTGGGAATTCCCTCCCGAGTGATCACCAACTTCAACTCAGCTCATGACACAGACCGAAACCTCAGCGTGGATGTCTACTACGACCCCTTGGGACGGCCCATAGACAAAAGCAGTGATAGCGTGTG GAATTTCCACGTCTGGAATGAAGCCTGGTTTGTGCGGCCTGACCTGGGCCCTTCGTACAATGGATGGCAGGTTCTGGACGCCACCCCGCAGGAGAGAAGCCAAG GGGTGTTCCAGTGCGGCCCTGCTTCGGTGATTGCTATCCGAGAGGGTAACGTGGACTGGGACTTCGACATGCCCTTCATCTTTGCGGAGGTCAATGCTGACCGCATCACATGGATCTATGAGTCAAATGGTGCCTTGAAGAAGAATTCCTCAGACACTCACAGCGTTGGCAAATACATCAGTACCAAGGCGGTGGGCAGCAACTCTCGCATGGATGTCACCGAAAAGTACAAGTATCCAGAAG GTTCCAGCCAGGAAAGACAAGTATTTGAAAAGGCTTTGGGGAAGCTTAAACCCAGAGCGTCATTTAGCGCAACATCTGCAAGCAGCCTGGCAAGAGAGGAACGAGAGCCTAGCATATCTGGGAAGTTCAAGATCGCTGGTGTACTGGCAGTGGGCAAAGAAGTCAACCTGATCCTAATGCTCAAAAACCTAACAAGTGATACCAAGACAGTGACGGTGAATATGACAGCCTGGACCATCGTCTATAACGGCACACTTGTACACGAGGTGTGGAAGGACTCTGTCACTAAATCCCTGAATCCTGAAGAAG AAATAGAGCACCCTGTAAAGATCACATATGCTCAGTACGAGAAGTACCTGAAGGCGGACAACATGATCCGGACCACAGCCGTGTGCCAGGTCACCGACGAGCCTGAGGTGGTGGTGGAGAGGGATGTCATCCTGGACAACCCCACCCTGACCCTCGAG GTGCTGGACGAGGCCCGGGTGCAAAAGCCCGTGAACGTGCAGATGCTCTTTTCCAACCCACTGGATGAGCCGGTGAAGGACTGCGTGCTGATGGTGGAGGGCAGCGGCCTGCTCCTGGGCAGCCTCAAGATCGA CGTGCCAGCCCTGCGCCCCAAAGAGCGGTCCCGTGTGCGTTTTGAGATCCTGCCCACCCGGAGTGGCACCAAGCAGCTGCTTGCCAACTTCTCCTGCAACAAGTTCCCTGCAATCAAGGCCATGCTGTCCGTTGATGTGGCTGAGTGA